The genomic interval CCAAGTGCATACACAGTACTCTGCTGAATAAGCGCAAGTCCTATATGGCTGGATCCTAATGTCTGGTCAGGAACACCTTCCAATAAACCAAGTCCTTCCCGAGTTGAAATCCGCCTTGGTGGATGTCAATGCGGTGGTGCTTTCGGCACCTCCCGGCTCCGGCAAAACCACCTTGGTACCCCTTAAGCTACTGGATGAGCCTTGGCTGCAGGGCAGAATTCTGATGCTTGAGCCTCGCCGTCTTGCAGCCAGAGCCTCGGCCGCTCGTATGTCCCAGTTACTGGGTGAGAAGCTGGGTGAGACGGTAGGTTACCGGGTGCGTTTTGATAGCTGTGTCTCTAACAAGACCCGAATCGAGGTAGTGACCGAGGGTATTCTTACCCGGCGGTTACAGCAGGATCCCGATCTGAAGGGTGTCGGTTTGGTGATATTCGATGAATTTCACGAAAGGAGCCTTCAGGCCGATCTGGGGCTGGCGCTGTGCAGCGATATAATGGCCGTTCTACGGGATGATCTGCGTCTGCTGGTGATGTCGGCCACCCTCAATATCGAGTCGATCTCCCAGCTGCTGGATGCCCGGGTGGTAACTGGGGAGGGACGCTCATACCCCGTTGAAATTAACTACCTGGACCGCGCGCCTGCGGGTTCCATGGTACAGATCGTGGTGGCTGCTGTTCTCAGGGCACTCAAGCAACAAGAGGGGGATATCCTCGTCTTCTTTCCCGGTACAGGTGAAATTCGCAACGCCGAGCGGCTGCTTGGGGAACTGTCGGCAGGCGGGATTGATATCTGCCCACTCTATGGCGACCTTACCAAGGCGGCCCAGGACCGTGCTATCCAACCCTCGGCCAAAGGTCACAGACGAGTGGTGTTGGCCACGTCCATTGCCGAGACCAGCCTGACCATTGAGGGGGTGACTACGGTGGTGGATAGTGGCTGGTCGCGTCTTCCCACCTTTGATCCCAACAGCGGTTTGACCCGTCTGGAGACACAGCGGGTCTCTCTTGCCTCGGCCGACCAGCGGGCCGGAAGGGCGGGCCGCCTGGGCCCTGGTGTCTGCTATCGGCTCTGGACGCAGGCGGAGCAGAGCCGGTTGGCACCACACACACCACCCGAGATCATGGGCGCTGACCTTGCCCCCCTGGCTCTTGAACTGGCCAACTGGGGAGTGAGTGACCCTTCAACACTGCTGTGGCTGGATGCGCCCCCCAGAGGGGCTTATGCCCAGGCTACTGATCTTCTGCATGGGCTTGATGCATTAGATGGGGGAGGGCGCATCACTTCCACGGGCCGACGGATGGTCGGCCTTTCTCTGCATCCCCGCCTGGCACATATGCTTAACTATGCCCGTTTCAGTGGACAACTACCCTTGGCCGCTGACCTTGCGGCACTGCTTTCGGAAAGGGATCTTCTAAAACGGCGCCGGGGAGAGCCACCGCCTGCGGTGGATATTGAGGAGCGCCTGCAGCTGTTGCAGCTGTGGCGGCGCGAGAGAAAGCGCCTCGATACTCGTGGGAATGTGGATGCGGGGGCCTGCGTTCAGATCGATAAGGCAGCCAGGCAGTGGGTGCGTATGGGCGGGACTGCTGTTGGCGAAGAGCGTGAGCCTCTTTCGCTGGGGGGGCTGTTGAGCCTCGCCTTTCCTGATCGTATCGCCCGGCGTCGTGGCTCCGGCGGCTATCGCCTGGCAGGTGGTCGGGGGGCAAGCCTACCGGAGGCGGATCGCCTGGTAAGTGAAGAGTATCTTGTGATCGCCGCCCTGGATGCCGGACGAAGCGAGGGCAGGGTATTTCTGGCAGCTGGCATCACCCTAGAGGAGATCCGGGCCTTACATCAATCTGCCATCACCACACGGGCTTCGGTGACCTGGCAAGTGGATGCCGGCTCTGTCATCGCCCGGGAAGATGAGTGTCTGGGTGAACTCATCCTTTCCAGCCGGCGCTTGCACGAAGTGAGTCCCGAGCTGCAACAGCAGGCACTGCTGGAGGGCATCCGCAGGATGGGGCTCAAGGCGCTCCCATGGAGCCGTGAAAGTGAGGAGTGGTTGCAGCGACTGCGTTGTCTCAAGCAGTGGCAGCCGGAGGCCGACTGGCCGGATGTCAGCGAAGAGGCATTATTGGCAAATCTGGAGCTGTGGTTGGCGCCCTGGGTGGAAGGTGTGACTAAAAGGGATCAGCTGAAACGTCTCGATCTCAAATCCATTCTCGGTTCGATGCTGGACTGGAATCGTCAACAACGAATGGATCGATTGGTCCCGACCCATATCCAGGTGCCAAGCGGCTCGCGTAAGCGCCTTGACTACAGCAATCGGCAGGCTCCGATCCTGGCGGTAAAACTGCAGGAGATGTTTGGCCTGCAGCAGACACCGACGGTATGCGGTGGCGGGATAAAGGTGATGTTGCATCTTTTATCACCGGCCCAGCGGCCGATACAGGTCACCCAGGATCTCAGCGGTTTCTGGAAACGCACCTACAGTGAGGTGAAAAAGGAGCTGAAGGGGCGTTATCCTAAACACTACTGGCCGGATGACCCGCTTACTGCCCAAGCAACCGCTAGAGTGAGGCCGAAGTAGCTGAAATCTATGGGCGGGATACCACTTGAGTGGTTTCTTTGATGAGCTGCTGTTCCACCCGGTCGCGCTCCTCTGGAGTATTGACATTGATGAATGCCTCGGGACAATCGGAGAAGTCCGCTACCACCGACCTCTGCTGCTCCAACCAGAGCTTTATCTTGCGATCTCCTGACTCGAGGAAGTCTATGATGCTGGGAGCCAGGCTGCAGCGGAAGAGGCCAAACACCGGTTGCAGTCGGTCACCATCATGGGCAACGCAGACATCCGCCTTGGATTCGAGCATCTTCCGATAGAGGCGCTCTCCGAGGTCGAGGGGCAGCCACGGGCCGTCACAGGGTACGGCAAGAAGTATTTCGGACGAGGATTGCTCCATGGCGGCGGCAATTCCCGCCAGGGGCCCGGCAAAATCGCTCCTGCTGTCATGAATTACAGGGAAACCGTAGTATTGATACGAGGTTTCACTTCGATTGGCATTGATTAACAGATTACCCACCTGGAGGGCCATGCTCTCAACCACATATTCAATCATCGGCTTACCGGCAAGCTCGACCAATCCCTTGTCATGGCCCCCCATTCTTCTGGCCAAGCCTCCTGCTAGAATAACACCGGTAATTGCACTGCTGTCGTAACCCAACGTTTTATCCTCAAGCTTTGAACTATTGGGATTATACGCAGTTCCTTGACCCACTTGTCACCCATTTGTGTACGCCCAGCATGGGCATGAACTAATGAGGTGAAAGTCCTCTGTAGGAAGGTCACCATCCATAGCGATTAATAATCCTATTAGATGATAACTACTAGCGAATGGCAAGGGCCTCCCCGTGAGGGGCAGTCTGGAGGAAGCCGGACGCAAAACTGCGAGCTGATGAACAAGAACATCATATGAGGCGTAGGCTGGAGGCGAGATGGCACAAGACATCGAAGCCACGTGATCTAACGGCCACCGTAAATGATGCAGCAGTGCAGGGAAAGTTCATGCACTTATCTGGGGAGATCTGCTTAACAGGCGATCGGTAGATAACCAGTAAGGCTCTGGTTTATAAGTGCCTTGGCTCCTTTGTTCCATCGACAAAGGAGAGCGAACCCGATGGAAACCGATAGCGCCTTACTGGGTAACTGGTGGGGTGATTAAGCAGAAGTCAGCAGACGGCATAGTAGCCAAACGCCCATCGTAATGGTTGGGACAGGGTGAAGGCCTGAACCTAGAGATCAGTGAGGAGCCTGTGCAGCTCAACTTCTCCATGCCCGACCGGGTTAAGGAGTGTTGGTGCAAAAGCAGTAGCCAGCATTGGGGTAAGCCGGAGCTAATCGGCCAGCTTGCTTTGAAGAATCTTTGGGAAACGCCCTGTGCGGAGCCGCATGCAGGGTGTTGTGGGGGCTGGGGGTTAGAGACCCCTGGCTACCCGATTGCTTTGTTTTCGGCTTGGAAGGGTACAGCTATATGTACGAGGTGTACCATGGCATTCACTCGCTGACCGCCAAGGAAGGCTGAAAGCCGAGGCGGTTAGTCCCCGGTAGTCGCGAGGCGATACTGGATGCCCGGCGTGCGCATAGCGCCAGAGGGAATCCAAAGATCGCATACGAACGCGACGTCAAGTCATCTCGGGAGTCAGCGACGAAGCAGTAACGAGCTTGCGATGTTATTGCGTAGTGCTGGAGACCGGGACGGCCGGGGCAATAATAGGCTGTCGAAGATTGAGTGCAAAAGGGGGACTCGGATGTCCCGTTTTGCATCACGAAATCGAAGACTCGCTTAGTAGGCTCTAATCCCGAATGCTGGTGGAATCGTATGAATGGATGGCTATGACAGCTATTTGAACCGGATTCACAGTTGTATCAGCTGATGGTTGGTTTTACCTCTCCATTCGGCTGTTACTTATATTTCGGCCCACAAATTGCTATTCAATACATTGTAACCGGGGCTGAGGTGCGACTCTGAAATAGGAGAAATGTCTCTGGTCCCCTGGTTCATCTTAAGTATCACAGGAGATGCAATATGAGACAGCAGAGTGTTGAACAGATGATCAATCATAAGTTTGACCATCTATCATTGGCCTGGGAGCCTGAAATTAATGCGGCATGGGTGAAATTCAGCCATTCCGGGAGACCCTGTATTACCCGTGGGTTGCTCAATGACTTGACCCGAGTGCAGCATTTGATCAGAGATACTGCCAGGCAGGGTTATGAGTACGGGGCGGCTGAGCGTATCTGTTATCAGGTTTTGGCATCTGGTCTCCCCGGTGTCTTTAATCTGGGGGGTGATCTTGCCCTTTTTACCCGATTGATTCGTGAAGGTGATCAGGATGGGCTGTTCGATTACGCCAAATCCTGCATTGACATTATTCATGCATCGACCACCGGATATGGTTTGCCGATCACCACGATTGCTCTGGTTCAGGGAGAGGCACAGGGAGGCGGTTTTGAAGCTGCACTCTCTGCCAATGTTTTGATCGCTGAGAAGGGCGCCCGGTTTGGCTTTCCAGAGACGGTATTTGGCTTGTTTCCAGGAATGGGCGCGTTTAGCTTTCTTGCCAGACGGGTAACACCTGCCCTGGCGAAGCGGATCATTGTCAGTGGAAAGGTCTACACCGCCGATGAGTTGTATCAACTTGGCATCGTCGATCAAGTGGTTGCCAACGGTAGAGGCGAGGAGTCGGTGCGGGCATTTATTCGTCAGCGGCAGAGTCGGGTGGCCGGGCTTCAAGGATTGGACAGGGCAATCAATCGGTTTGACCCGCTTAGCTACGAGGAGTTAATCGATGTAGTTTCCATATGGGTGGAGACTGCAATGCAACTGTCGGAGAAGAACCTCAGGCTGATGGAGTACCTGCTCAGGGCACAGGGGAAACGCTGGAACGAGCCAGTGGCAGCCGTACCGGAAATGCTGCAGGCGACAGCGTAAACAGGTGATCTCCAGGGTCTGCCTAAACCCCGCAGACCACCCCTTCTCTGGAGGCATTTTTTTCACTGAGGCATACGCTGTATTTGTTACACCACCTTTGGATTTTCAAATTCTCTGAACAAGGCCTGTTTCGCCTCCTCAAACGCCTTCTCTATCGACACAAGCAGTTGCCTGCCCTCTTCCTCTATCTGCTCCAGAGAGAGATCCTCCACCAGCTGGATCTGCTTATGGAGTTGAGCCAGTCCAAGATTGGCTGCCGACCCCTTAAGCGCATGTGCCAGCGATTTTAGTTGTTCAATATTCCCGTTACTGACAGCATCCGCCATTTCACTGATCAACCGAGCTCCATCCTGCTCCAATTTATCCAACAGCCTGAGTAGAAATGCGTGATCCGGGGCCAGTTCAGTCAATTCCGATAAGATGGTGGAATCGAGCACTGGGCTTACCTCCTGTAATTTCCACTTTTCTTCTTGTTCGGCTTCGGCCGGTACATTGACCGCCATGCCAATGGCTGCGTCAATAGATTCCAGTAGCTTGTTAGATGAGACCGGCTTGGTCAGAAACCACTCTACACCAGCCTCTTTACAGCTCTCTTGTGCCTCGGTGGTGGCATTTGCGGTGAGCATGATAAAGGGTATGGATTGATCATCCGGGTGGGCGAAACGGTAGATCTTAAAGGCATCCAGGCCGCTCACTATCGGCATTTGCATGTCGGCGATTACCAAGTCAAAGGATTCGATCTCTAGTGCTTCAAGGAGCTTTTCACCATTATCCACCTGATGAAGCAGGTGTCCCGCTCGCTCTAGCATTCTGCACAAAACCAGTTGGTTGATTGGATTGTCCTCGGCTACCAGTATCTTTAACGCTCGGCTGTCGCTCCTTTTATCCACCAGGCGGCTTGCCAGGGAAACGATACTGTCATCGTTACCGTCGGAAAGATGGGACGCGTGTAGTGCGTTAAAAAGTCTAACTTTGTCGACAGGGCTCTCAAGCCGATGGACTCTGCCATCAACATCTATATTACTTTCCTCTGATTGCTCTGTTCCGGCTAACAGGATGTTAAGTTTTTGACACTCCGCTTCTAGATCCAGCCGGTCAAGAAAGGAGCTGACTTCATCACTCCAGGGGATGTGATCAAGGATCACCACTTCGAATGGCGAGTCTTGATCGCCTGCACGCAACAATCGGTCTACAGCTCGTTCCAGGCTCCCCACATCCAGATAAGCGACACCCCATCCACGAAGGCTGTGTGAGATGCTCGATTCGGTCTCCGGCGAGGGGCTGATTCGCAGCACCCGGCAGTCACGAATATCGATCATCTCCTGCTCATCAACCAGTTCGTGCTGTCGGCTGAATTTAATATCGAACCAGAAGGTACTGCCGATGCCGGGTGCACTGTTTACACCTATTCTCCCCCCCATCAATTCGACTAACTGTTTGGCAATCGATGTGCCGAGACCCGTGCCGCCAAAACGTCGGGTTGTGCTCCCATCGGCTTGGGTGAATTTATCAAATATCCGTGATTTTTCACTCTCGGAGAGACCGATACCTGTATCGATCACCTCAAAGCGGATCAGTGTGCTCTCTTGCTCGTAACGAAGTTGATGGCAACGGAGTTCAATATGACCCTCGTTGGTGAACTTGATCGCATTACCCAGCAGGTTGATCAGTATCTGTCGAAGGTGTAGCGGGTCACCGGTGAGACGATAGGGGATATCCAGATCAATATGTGATGAGAGTCTGAGTTGCTTGCTTCTTGCTTGGGACGACAGCATCTCAATGGTGCCGTTGATCAGTGCATGAAGATCAAAGTCGATCTGCTCCAGCTCTATCTTTTCAGCCTCGATCTTTGAAATGTCGAGAATATCTTCCACTAAGTGGAGTAGGGTATTGCCGGAGGTGTATATGGCATTGACGTACTCTCTCTCTCCTCGTCCCAGGTGACTTGATTTCAATAGCTCACTGGTACCAATGATGCCATTGAGCGGGGTGCGGATTTCATGACTCATTCTGGCGAGAAATTCACTTTTTGCCCGACTCGCTTCTTCGGCTCGTTGCCGTTCATTATTGAGTCGCCTGATCAATACAGCGGTATAGCCGGGAAGGACGATAAGCGCGATAAGAAGCCCGACCGACAATCCAAAGTTCTCTGACCAAAAGTGGGTGGTGGCAATCACATAGGTGAAGCCGATGACCGAGAAGAGGCCTGCAGTGTAGAGGTATTTTTCACCGTACCTGAAACCATTTCCAAGGGTGATCCACAGGTAGACAGGGTACCAGGGTGCACCAATATCCTCGGTTACAGCGAGCCAGTAGGTGGAGGCGGCAATATCAACAAAAATACCTGCCAGCCGCCTTGCAGCCGATGCCTTCGGATTAATCAGAAGGGCGATGAAGAGGACGATGGAGAAGCAGAGGAGACTGCCAAAGACGATACCGAGGGGCCACTCTGACGGTGATATCACCCCCTTTTGCTGGATTGTGACCAGATAGACGAGAACCACGAGCGAGATGATGATTCGGAGCAGGATCTGCTCATGCTCGGTATCGGTGCGGTTCTCAAGTTTTTTTCGTAATGTGAACAATAGGAGCGTGATAGTGTGCACAAAAGATCTAGGATTATTATTCATATATAGGTAATAATAGTGCAATAATGGTGATGTGGTGCACTACACCACTAACAGTAATAACAAGAAGAGCAGGTAATGACTATTGATCTAGGTAAATCAATTAAAGAGGTAGTTGCTAAGCAGAAACTGCTGGATGTTGAAGCGGTTTCACTTGACTCATCTCTCCGTGATCTCGGTATATCCTCCCTTGATGCTATCACTATCGTCTACGAAATAGAGGAACTGTTTGATATAGAGGTGCCTAATGAGCAACTGGAGGGTCTACAGACAGTCCAGGATATCGTCGATGGCATCGGCAGCCTAATTAAAGAAAACTCATAATGATATCGCCGGTGGTTGTCATTACCGGTCTTGGCTGTATCTCATCTCTTGGTGACTCCAGTGGTGACTTCTGGTGTTCGTTAAAAGAGGGAAGATCCGGCATCGGTCCACTGAAAATGGATTCTCATGAGGGACTGAAACTATCGATTGCCGCCCAAATTAAAGATTTCGTTCCAGAAGATCACTTCTCTTCCACTGTACTTAGCTGTCTCGACAGGTATAGTCAGCTTGCTCTGGTTGCTGCCAGAGAGGCGGTAGCGGATGCGGTACTTGGTGAGAGTGATCTTGCTACAGCAGCCGTCGTTATTGGCACTGGCTGTGGCGGAAAAGAGACCGATGAAGCAACCTACAGACAGCTCTATGTCGACAACAAGAAACGTGCCCATCCACTGACGATCCCAAAAGGAATGCCCAGTGCCGCGGCGAGTCAGATTAGTATGCAAATGGGAATTACCGGACCGGCATTTACCGTCTCCAGCGCCTGTGCTTCGGCCAACCATGCAGTTGCCCAAGCGGCGATGATGATCCGCAGCGGCCTTGTCGATGTGGCGCTGGCAGGTGGCACTGATGCGCCTTTTACCTATGGACTGCTGAAGGCGTGGGAAGCGATGCGTGTGCTCTCTTCTGATACTTGCAGGCCTTTTTCTGCGGATAGAAAAGGGCTGGTTTTAGCAGAAGGTGCCGGTATGGTGGTACTTGAATCCCTCTCCCATGCGCAAAAGCGTGGTGCAAAGATTCATGCAGAGCTGGCCGGTTTTGGTATGTCGTCGGATGCAGGACATATTACCCAGCCATCAGCAGACGGTGCTGCCCGTGCGATTAGCGCAGCATTGAGGGACGCCTCTCTCAACCCGGAGGATGTGGATTATATCAATGCCCATGGAACGGGAACCCAGGCCAATGATATTACTGAAACTCAGGCATTGAAGATTGCGTTTGGAACTAGCGCGGGCAAGTTGATGGTCTCTTCAACCAAATCGATGCACGGGCATGCCTTGGGCGCTGCGGGTGGATTGGAGTTGATTGCAACCGTCATGACCCTGGCCGAGGGTGTTGTTCCGCCGACGGCCAATTTCATAACTCCCGGGGAGGGGTGTGATCTCGATTACGTACCCAACCAAGCGCGTGAAGTAAGGGTTGGTGCGGCGCTTTCAAACTCATTTGCTTTCGGCGGCCTCAACTCGGTACTGGCGGTAAAGCGGTTGGCGGATTAAAGGTGCCCGTACCAGAAAAAATAAAGGGTCAGTCCATTTTACATTTTCGCATAATCAACTTAGGGCATTGAGAAAAAGATGCTGTAAAGACTGCTGACACTCTGCAATAAGGTCTACAGCCTCTCCCTACCCAGGATTAGGAGAAATGTGTTGCGTCGATCGGTTGAATCCACCAGAGAAGGGAGGCGATTGACTTCCAGGCAGGAAGTCTCAGTGATTTAGAACACCCTGCTTCCAGGTCGGCCCGCCTATTTTTTTCTCAGCAGGTAGTGCCCGTTACCGTAGATCGTACCGTTCAGTGGTGCAAAGAGTACCACCTTGCAGAGGGTGAAATAGTCATTCCAGTGACGAACTTCCTCTGTTGATAGTACCTCCCGATGGAGTCGGTGCATATTCGCCCAGTAGCGGCGGTGCCACTCGTCTAATGTCTTCCAATAATTGAGACCGTTGACATACCAGCTCTTATCCAGGGTGAAACAGTCACTCTCATTCTCGAAAAGTGCGAATGGCCATATCCGCCCACCTGGAAAATATTTTCCAATCAACGTATTTTTTGAATCCTGGTATTCTGGAAACTCGGGCTGGGAAACAATCAAGTGAAGAAAACATTTTCCCCCGGGCACAAGCATGGAGGCTATGCGTTGAAAAGCCAGCTGTAGGTTGTTTATGTGTTCGAATACACCGATGGCAAAGACGATGTCGTATAACTCTTCCCGCTCATTTAAATCACTATCACTGAAGTCACCTTCAATAAGCCTGAAGTCTTTGCCGCTGAGAGGGTGTGCTGGATCTTCTGTACAACCCCTGATGTACTCTGCCTGAACTTTGCTTGGGGTAATGCTGGTGATATGCAGGTTGGGGTAATTTTCGAAAAGATAGGTTTCAAGTGGACCAAAGCCGCAACCAATGCTGAAAATACGCTCATCCCCCTTGATCCCGGCTCTGTTTGAAATCAGCTCGAATTTTTTCTGCTGTGCCTGCTCCAGTGTGATATCACGTGCCAAAATCTCATCGGGGGTCTCTCCATAGTAGGCCATTGTGTAGGCCATATACTGCCGGTCGAGAAAACTCCTGAAAAGTGGAAGTTGTCTGTCATAATGATCATCCATCAGCTCTGTTGTCTCTATCACCATGGGTCCCTGTTTGGAGATGGTAGCTGGGCTGTTTTGCTGTGGTGAGTCCTTGAGATCTTGACGGCTACTGTATTCCCTGGTGAAAAAACGTGTCAAACGCTCTTCGTAGAGATCAAGCGCCTCAGATCCATAGGGGTGAACGCCGGCCTTAGTCAGCGCTTCGATTGATTGCTTCATAATCCGCTCCAGGAAATATATTCGTATCTCATTGCGGGATTAT from Candidatus Sedimenticola sp. (ex Thyasira tokunagai) carries:
- the mobA gene encoding molybdenum cofactor guanylyltransferase MobA, with product MGGHDKGLVELAGKPMIEYVVESMALQVGNLLINANRSETSYQYYGFPVIHDSRSDFAGPLAGIAAAMEQSSSEILLAVPCDGPWLPLDLGERLYRKMLESKADVCVAHDGDRLQPVFGLFRCSLAPSIIDFLESGDRKIKLWLEQQRSVVADFSDCPEAFINVNTPEERDRVEQQLIKETTQVVSRP
- a CDS encoding beta-ketoacyl-[acyl-carrier-protein] synthase family protein produces the protein MISPVVVITGLGCISSLGDSSGDFWCSLKEGRSGIGPLKMDSHEGLKLSIAAQIKDFVPEDHFSSTVLSCLDRYSQLALVAAREAVADAVLGESDLATAAVVIGTGCGGKETDEATYRQLYVDNKKRAHPLTIPKGMPSAAASQISMQMGITGPAFTVSSACASANHAVAQAAMMIRSGLVDVALAGGTDAPFTYGLLKAWEAMRVLSSDTCRPFSADRKGLVLAEGAGMVVLESLSHAQKRGAKIHAELAGFGMSSDAGHITQPSADGAARAISAALRDASLNPEDVDYINAHGTGTQANDITETQALKIAFGTSAGKLMVSSTKSMHGHALGAAGGLELIATVMTLAEGVVPPTANFITPGEGCDLDYVPNQAREVRVGAALSNSFAFGGLNSVLAVKRLAD
- a CDS encoding class I SAM-dependent methyltransferase, which produces MKQSIEALTKAGVHPYGSEALDLYEERLTRFFTREYSSRQDLKDSPQQNSPATISKQGPMVIETTELMDDHYDRQLPLFRSFLDRQYMAYTMAYYGETPDEILARDITLEQAQQKKFELISNRAGIKGDERIFSIGCGFGPLETYLFENYPNLHITSITPSKVQAEYIRGCTEDPAHPLSGKDFRLIEGDFSDSDLNEREELYDIVFAIGVFEHINNLQLAFQRIASMLVPGGKCFLHLIVSQPEFPEYQDSKNTLIGKYFPGGRIWPFALFENESDCFTLDKSWYVNGLNYWKTLDEWHRRYWANMHRLHREVLSTEEVRHWNDYFTLCKVVLFAPLNGTIYGNGHYLLRKK
- a CDS encoding acyl carrier protein, whose protein sequence is MTIDLGKSIKEVVAKQKLLDVEAVSLDSSLRDLGISSLDAITIVYEIEELFDIEVPNEQLEGLQTVQDIVDGIGSLIKENS
- the hrpB gene encoding ATP-dependent helicase HrpB yields the protein MSGQEHLPINQVLPELKSALVDVNAVVLSAPPGSGKTTLVPLKLLDEPWLQGRILMLEPRRLAARASAARMSQLLGEKLGETVGYRVRFDSCVSNKTRIEVVTEGILTRRLQQDPDLKGVGLVIFDEFHERSLQADLGLALCSDIMAVLRDDLRLLVMSATLNIESISQLLDARVVTGEGRSYPVEINYLDRAPAGSMVQIVVAAVLRALKQQEGDILVFFPGTGEIRNAERLLGELSAGGIDICPLYGDLTKAAQDRAIQPSAKGHRRVVLATSIAETSLTIEGVTTVVDSGWSRLPTFDPNSGLTRLETQRVSLASADQRAGRAGRLGPGVCYRLWTQAEQSRLAPHTPPEIMGADLAPLALELANWGVSDPSTLLWLDAPPRGAYAQATDLLHGLDALDGGGRITSTGRRMVGLSLHPRLAHMLNYARFSGQLPLAADLAALLSERDLLKRRRGEPPPAVDIEERLQLLQLWRRERKRLDTRGNVDAGACVQIDKAARQWVRMGGTAVGEEREPLSLGGLLSLAFPDRIARRRGSGGYRLAGGRGASLPEADRLVSEEYLVIAALDAGRSEGRVFLAAGITLEEIRALHQSAITTRASVTWQVDAGSVIAREDECLGELILSSRRLHEVSPELQQQALLEGIRRMGLKALPWSRESEEWLQRLRCLKQWQPEADWPDVSEEALLANLELWLAPWVEGVTKRDQLKRLDLKSILGSMLDWNRQQRMDRLVPTHIQVPSGSRKRLDYSNRQAPILAVKLQEMFGLQQTPTVCGGGIKVMLHLLSPAQRPIQVTQDLSGFWKRTYSEVKKELKGRYPKHYWPDDPLTAQATARVRPK
- a CDS encoding crotonase/enoyl-CoA hydratase family protein codes for the protein MRQQSVEQMINHKFDHLSLAWEPEINAAWVKFSHSGRPCITRGLLNDLTRVQHLIRDTARQGYEYGAAERICYQVLASGLPGVFNLGGDLALFTRLIREGDQDGLFDYAKSCIDIIHASTTGYGLPITTIALVQGEAQGGGFEAALSANVLIAEKGARFGFPETVFGLFPGMGAFSFLARRVTPALAKRIIVSGKVYTADELYQLGIVDQVVANGRGEESVRAFIRQRQSRVAGLQGLDRAINRFDPLSYEELIDVVSIWVETAMQLSEKNLRLMEYLLRAQGKRWNEPVAAVPEMLQATA
- a CDS encoding ATP-binding protein translates to MHTITLLLFTLRKKLENRTDTEHEQILLRIIISLVVLVYLVTIQQKGVISPSEWPLGIVFGSLLCFSIVLFIALLINPKASAARRLAGIFVDIAASTYWLAVTEDIGAPWYPVYLWITLGNGFRYGEKYLYTAGLFSVIGFTYVIATTHFWSENFGLSVGLLIALIVLPGYTAVLIRRLNNERQRAEEASRAKSEFLARMSHEIRTPLNGIIGTSELLKSSHLGRGEREYVNAIYTSGNTLLHLVEDILDISKIEAEKIELEQIDFDLHALINGTIEMLSSQARSKQLRLSSHIDLDIPYRLTGDPLHLRQILINLLGNAIKFTNEGHIELRCHQLRYEQESTLIRFEVIDTGIGLSESEKSRIFDKFTQADGSTTRRFGGTGLGTSIAKQLVELMGGRIGVNSAPGIGSTFWFDIKFSRQHELVDEQEMIDIRDCRVLRISPSPETESSISHSLRGWGVAYLDVGSLERAVDRLLRAGDQDSPFEVVILDHIPWSDEVSSFLDRLDLEAECQKLNILLAGTEQSEESNIDVDGRVHRLESPVDKVRLFNALHASHLSDGNDDSIVSLASRLVDKRSDSRALKILVAEDNPINQLVLCRMLERAGHLLHQVDNGEKLLEALEIESFDLVIADMQMPIVSGLDAFKIYRFAHPDDQSIPFIMLTANATTEAQESCKEAGVEWFLTKPVSSNKLLESIDAAIGMAVNVPAEAEQEEKWKLQEVSPVLDSTILSELTELAPDHAFLLRLLDKLEQDGARLISEMADAVSNGNIEQLKSLAHALKGSAANLGLAQLHKQIQLVEDLSLEQIEEEGRQLLVSIEKAFEEAKQALFREFENPKVV